Proteins found in one Allochromatium vinosum DSM 180 genomic segment:
- a CDS encoding AAA family ATPase, giving the protein MSTQSFTVATTFGVNARPELEVQGFADATHPQIPIRQPYVFRPELLRDVLAYLHEARGDGLFLTGPSGAGKTSLVTQIAARLNWPVQAVTCHGRLELSALIGQFVLVNGSTQFVHGPLSVAVREGHILILNEIDLMDPAELAGLNDIIEGQPLVIAENGGEVIRPHPRFRLFVTGNSAGAGDRSGLYQGVQRQNLAFMDRFRVIEVRYPEPEVEKAVIQAAAPKLPELIIDKMLLVAAEVRRLFQGSQEGEPELTVTLSTRTLVRWASLSLTFKGAPNVFAYALSQALTARAEPEQREAIHRLCADIFGDYWTTTP; this is encoded by the coding sequence ATGTCTACCCAATCGTTCACTGTCGCCACGACCTTTGGTGTCAACGCCCGTCCCGAGCTGGAGGTCCAGGGATTCGCCGATGCGACGCATCCGCAGATCCCCATCCGTCAACCCTATGTCTTTCGTCCCGAGCTGCTGCGTGATGTGCTGGCCTATCTGCATGAGGCCCGTGGCGATGGACTGTTTCTGACCGGTCCCTCGGGAGCGGGGAAGACCAGTCTGGTCACACAGATCGCCGCGCGGTTGAATTGGCCGGTCCAGGCCGTGACCTGTCATGGCCGGTTGGAACTCAGTGCCCTGATCGGTCAGTTCGTGCTGGTCAATGGCTCGACCCAGTTCGTCCATGGTCCGCTGTCGGTGGCGGTGCGTGAGGGTCACATCCTGATCCTCAATGAAATCGACCTGATGGACCCCGCGGAACTGGCTGGATTGAACGACATCATCGAGGGTCAACCGCTGGTGATTGCTGAAAACGGCGGTGAGGTGATCCGACCGCATCCACGCTTTCGGCTGTTCGTCACCGGCAACTCGGCGGGAGCCGGGGATCGTTCGGGACTCTATCAAGGGGTCCAGCGTCAGAATCTGGCGTTCATGGACCGCTTCCGGGTGATCGAGGTCCGGTACCCGGAGCCGGAGGTAGAAAAGGCGGTGATCCAGGCCGCCGCTCCCAAGCTGCCGGAACTGATCATCGACAAGATGCTGTTGGTGGCCGCTGAAGTACGACGGTTGTTCCAGGGCAGTCAGGAAGGCGAACCGGAACTGACCGTGACCCTCAGTACCCGGACCCTGGTGCGCTGGGCGTCTCTGAGTCTGACCTTCAAGGGCGCGCCCAATGTCTTTGCCTATGCCCTGAGCCAAGCCTTGACCGCACGGGCCGAACCCGAGCAGCGGGAGGCCATTCATCGTCTCTGTGCCGACATCTTCGGCGACTACTGGACGACGACGCCATGA
- a CDS encoding YqaJ viral recombinase family nuclease — translation MHTIDHRQRTPEWHAWRALGITASESPIILGRSPYKTPWQLWAERTGLHPPEDLRTNPVVQRGIALEDTVRQGFERRHRTLLMPLCAESSQYPVLRCSLDGLSALGEPVELKVPTVATYEAIRDQGDQATAYRLAWCQLQFQLYVTEATQGWLVFDPCRDGLEALEFCLPRDQSFIQDELVPACLTFWDLIQTGQAPVTDPTRDAYQPSETERETWTRLAQDYHALKAERQRLEPPLKAVQERLRDLEAQFVTLMGTSRQADYAGVRVTRYLQSGAVDYGALLADIAPTLEASRLERFRQPASERVKVTLHAPATGVDAEPVRASVSTIPSFYF, via the coding sequence ATGCACACGATCGATCATCGTCAACGCACTCCCGAGTGGCACGCTTGGCGTGCCCTGGGGATCACGGCGTCGGAGTCGCCGATCATTCTCGGGCGCTCGCCGTACAAGACGCCCTGGCAACTGTGGGCCGAACGCACCGGTCTGCATCCCCCGGAGGATCTGCGTACCAACCCCGTGGTTCAGCGGGGAATCGCCCTGGAAGACACGGTGCGTCAGGGCTTTGAACGTCGGCATCGAACACTGTTGATGCCGCTGTGTGCCGAATCGAGTCAGTATCCGGTGTTGCGCTGTTCGCTCGATGGACTCTCGGCCCTGGGTGAACCGGTCGAACTCAAGGTACCCACGGTGGCGACCTATGAGGCCATCCGCGACCAGGGCGATCAGGCCACGGCCTACCGACTGGCGTGGTGTCAGTTGCAGTTCCAACTCTATGTCACGGAAGCGACCCAAGGCTGGTTGGTGTTTGATCCCTGTCGCGACGGACTGGAGGCGCTGGAGTTCTGTCTGCCACGGGATCAATCCTTCATTCAGGACGAACTGGTTCCGGCCTGTCTGACCTTCTGGGACTTGATCCAAACCGGACAGGCTCCGGTTACGGACCCAACCCGCGACGCTTATCAGCCGTCTGAAACCGAGCGCGAGACCTGGACCCGACTAGCCCAGGACTACCACGCCTTGAAGGCGGAACGTCAGCGTCTGGAACCCCCGCTCAAGGCGGTTCAGGAACGGCTGCGCGACCTGGAGGCGCAATTCGTGACCCTGATGGGCACTTCCCGTCAGGCCGACTATGCCGGGGTACGGGTGACACGCTATCTGCAATCCGGGGCCGTCGACTATGGCGCCCTGTTAGCCGACATCGCTCCGACTCTGGAGGCTTCACGCTTGGAACGCTTCCGCCAACCCGCCAGTGAGCGGGTCAAGGTGACGCTGCACGCCCCTGCAACAGGTGTAGACGCCGAACCTGTCCGTGCGTCTGTTTCAACCATTCCTTCGTTCTACTTCTAA